One Aegilops tauschii subsp. strangulata cultivar AL8/78 chromosome 7, Aet v6.0, whole genome shotgun sequence genomic window carries:
- the LOC109779506 gene encoding uncharacterized protein produces MEKQFSGLELQHVPRGTDKDADDIARRASKHPPQGPGIFEERLFKPSAAPPSTGLASSQEELPQPPASGAPACGPTTGARLLLALEPREGCWTEEFKAYLMRGTLPKKEEDVERVAQQATAYCIQDGELYRKQPNDVSL; encoded by the coding sequence atggagaagcaattctCGGGCCTGGAGCTACAGCACGTGCCTCGCGGCACGGACAAGGatgccgacgacatcgccagaagGGCATCCAAGCACCCGCCCCAGGGGCCTGgcatcttcgaggagcggctTTTCAAGCCTTCGGCAGCACCCCCATCTACGGGGCTGGCATCATCTCAGGAGGAGCTCCCCCAACCACCGGCCTCGGGAGCCCCCGCCTGTGGCCCGACCACAGGAGCACGCCTGctcctggcgctcgagcctcgggaggggtgctggaccgaggaGTTCAAGGCGTACCTGATGCGAGGGACACTGCCGAAGAAAGAGGAGGACGTGGAGCGCGTGGCCCAGCAGGCTACGGCATACTGCATACAGGATGGTGAGCTATACAGAAAGCAaccaaatgatgtttccttgtga